GCTGGGCGCGCCCAAGTGGAAGGTCATCACCAGCATCACGCTGCGCGCTGCCCGCTCCGGCGTGGTCACCGGGATTTTGCTGGCCGTGGCGCGCATCGCCGGTGAAACCGCGCCGCTGCTGTTCACCGCCCTGAACAACCAGTTCTGGACCTCGAACCTGAACCAGCCGATGGCCAGCCTGCCGGTAACGATCTTCAAGTTCGCCATGAGCCCGTATGAAAACTGGCAGAAACTGGCCTGGGCGGGCGTCTTCATCATCACGATGGCGGTGCTGGGCCTGAATATCCTGGCGCGCGTGCTGACGCGCAAAAAAGACTGAACTTCCGGCAACTCACAGCCCGGCTACCTAAAAGACAAGGTGAATGATGGATACCCAGACCGCAACCCGTGAAAAATCTAAAATTTCAGTCAACAACCTGAATTTTTACTACGGCAAATTCCATGCCCTCAAGAACATCAACCTTGAAATTCCCGAGAACAAGGTGACGGCTTTCATCGGCCCTTCGGGCTGCGGAAAATCGACCCTGCTGCGGATTTTCAACCGCATGTACGAGTTGTACCCCGAGCAGCGGGCGCAAGGCGAAGTGATGCTGGACGGCACCAACCTGCTCACCTCCAAAGAGGATGTGGCGCTGCTTCGGGCCAAGGTCGGCATGGTGTTCCAGAAACCGACACCGTTCCCGATGTCGATTTACGACAACATTGCATTCGGCGTGAAGCTGTTTGAAAACCTCAATGCTTCCGACATGGACGAGCGGGTCGAATGGGCCTTGCGCAAGGCCGCTTTGTGGACCGAGGTCAAGGACAAGCTCAACCAGAGCGGCTCCAGCCTGTCGGGCGGCCAGCAGCAGCGGCTGTGCATTGCCCGGGGCATCGCCATCAAGCCCGAAGTGCTGCTGCTCGACGAGCCCTGCTCGGCGCTGGACCCGATTTCGACCGCCAAGGTCGAGGAGCTGATTGCCGAGCTGAAAGACGACTACACCGTGGTCATCGTGACGCACAACATGCAGCAGGCCGCGCGCTGCAGCGACTACACGGCCTACATGTATTTGGGCGATCTGGTGGAGTTCGGCGCTACTGAAGAAATATTCTTCAAGCCCAAGCGCAAGGAAACCGAAGACTACATCACCGGCCGTTTCGGCTGAGCAAGAAGCAAATAATCAAGAAGTAAATAAGCAAGCAAGGAGCAACACCATGGCTGACAAACACCTGTCCACCCAGTTCGACAGTGAACTCAACGGGGTATCGTCCCGCGTGATGGAACTCGGCGGACTGGTCGAATCCCAGCTGCGGCTGGCGATTTATGCGCTGTCGCAGTTCAGCGCCGAAAGCGCCAACCAGGTCATCGAAACCGAGCTTCGCGTCAACGGCATGGAGTTGGAGATTGACCGCGAACTGTCGTCCATC
This DNA window, taken from Polaromonas hydrogenivorans, encodes the following:
- the pstB gene encoding phosphate ABC transporter ATP-binding protein PstB is translated as MDTQTATREKSKISVNNLNFYYGKFHALKNINLEIPENKVTAFIGPSGCGKSTLLRIFNRMYELYPEQRAQGEVMLDGTNLLTSKEDVALLRAKVGMVFQKPTPFPMSIYDNIAFGVKLFENLNASDMDERVEWALRKAALWTEVKDKLNQSGSSLSGGQQQRLCIARGIAIKPEVLLLDEPCSALDPISTAKVEELIAELKDDYTVVIVTHNMQQAARCSDYTAYMYLGDLVEFGATEEIFFKPKRKETEDYITGRFG